Genomic DNA from Desulfonema ishimotonii:
ATCCGGTGCTGGTGAAGCAGTTTTTTGGATGCCTCCAGGCCGATTCCCTCGGTCACGGTGACGAGGTTTTCACTGGTCATCACTTCGGAGACCTTTTTGTCCAGATTCGTCTCAAACCGCAGGTCTCTGTTGGTGACAATGCCCACCAGTTTTTCGCCTTCGGTAACCGGGAGGCCGGAAATCCGGTATCGTTCCATCACCTTCAGAACCTCACTGATGGACTGACCCGGGTGAACCGTCACCGGATCGACGATCATGCCGCTTTCCGATTTTTTGACCTTGTCCACCTCGGTGGCCTGACGTTCAATGTCCAGATTCCGGTGAATAAATCCGAGGCCGCCCGACCGGGCCATGCTGATGGCCATACGGGATTCTGTGACCGTATCCATTGCCGCGCTGACAATGGGGATATTCAGGGCGATATTCCGGGTCAGCCGGGTAGAGGTTTCCACATCTTTCGGAACGATATCCGAGTAGTTCGGGACCAGCAGAAGGTCGTCAAAGGAAAAGGCTTCCATCGGTGATATTTTCATAATTAATGCCTCCCAGAAAAAGCAATCGCTGCATGTTTTATTTTTTTTATTAAGTGGCCGCCCGTAAAGCAAAGCGGCTGACGCGGTGTCAGCCGATATCCGGAAAACTGAATAACTGTCTGATTTTACTTCGCAGTCGCATGTCCGGAGCCTGGGCGGAATAATTAACCGCCTAACTTAACAGACGAATTGGCGCATAGCAATCTTTAATTTGTCAGCTTGACATTTATCAGGAGGAGGAATTAAAATCAGGCTGATTATCATATCCCCGTTGCTGTCGGATTTTCAGGCATCCTTATCCGATATCGGCGGGGACCGGTTCACGGATAAACACGGACGGGCGACCCTTCGGGCCCTGAAAATGACTGAGACAGTGATGCCAAACTTTTGTCAGGAGTGACTATGCTTTTGGAAATTAACCCGGTTAACCCCCAGGAACGGCTGGTCAGAAAGGTTGCTGATGTGCTGAAAAGCGGCGGGGTGATTGCCTATCCGACAGACACGTATTACGGCATCGGATGCGATATTATGAATAAAAAGGCGATTCAGCGGATATATCAGATCAAGCAGCGCGACCAGAAGAAGCCCTTCAGCTTTATCTGTTCGGGCCTGACCCATATCAGCAACTACGCAAAGGTATCCAACTATGCGTACAAGACCATGAAACGGCTGTTGCCGGGACCGTACACCTTTATCCTCGAAGGTTCCAAACTGGTTCCCAAAATGATGCTGACAAAACGGAAGACCGCCGGCATCCGGGTGCCGGATCACCCCATCTGCCTGACCCTTGTCGAGGCACTCGGCAACCCCGTCATCTCCACCAGTGCCACCGCACCCGATGGTGAGATTTTCTACGATCCGTCGCTCATCCACGACTTTTTCGGCAGCCGGATTGATCTGGTCATAGACGGCGGACCGGTTCCCGGTGAGCCGTCAAGTGTGATTTCGCTCTGTGATGATATCCCCGAAGTCATTCGCACGGGGCTGGGGGATGTCAGTATTTTTGAGTGAGATATGGGGCTGTCATGCGGAAACCGGTTCCGCAGATTTCCGGGGCGAAAGACAGATTTTATCCGCCTCAATGTCATGGACAGGTCTGGTCTGAGAGGACGCGGGGCGTAAACAGGTGCAGACAGAGAGGCGAACGGCCCTCCCTGTCTGCTTGCTGTGAGGCAGCTATTGTACTGCAGAACGACTATTTATCTTCGTTCATTTTTTCCTGAAGGTTCTCTCTCAGGATTTCGCCGAAGGTCGATGTGGCAGGGCCCATCTTGTTGACGTAATCGCTGAGAATCCCCTGGTCATCTCCCATATCAAGGCGCTTGATGGACAGTCCGATCCGTCTTTCATCGCTGTTGATGTTCATCACTTTTGCGGTGATGACATCTCCGACCGCAAACTTCTCTGCCGGCGTTTTGATTTTTTCCCTGCTGATTTCAGAGACGTGGACCAGACCTTCGATGCCCTCTTCCAGCTCGACAAATACGCCGAAATCGGTGATGTTCGTCACCGTGCCGGTGATCTCCTTGCCGACCTCATAGCGCTCGGCAACGGTCTCCCAGGGATCGGCCTGCATCTGTTTGATGCCCAGTGAGAACCGTTCGCTTTTCTTCTCAATATCCAGGACAATGGCCTGAACGACGTCACCCTTCTTATACAGCTCGTTGGGGTGTTTGATCCGCTTGGTCCAGGAAATATCCGAGATGTGTACCAGGCCGTCAATCCCTTCGTCAATGCCGATAAAAAGACCGAAGTCGGTGATATTTTTGATCTTACCTTCTATGGTGGTTCCAATGGGGTATTTTTCGCTGATCACATCCCACGGATTCGGCGCGATCTGTTTCATACCGAGGGAGATGCGGCGGCTTTCAGGCTTGATGTCCAGAACAATGGCATCCACCTCGTCTCCGACCGAGACCATTTTGGAGGGATGACGGATCTTGCGGGTCCATGACATCTCTGATACGTGAATCAGCCCTTCAATGCCCTCTTCCAGCTCAACAAAGGCACCGTAGTCGGTCAGGCTGACCACTCTTCCGGTAATCCGGGCGTCTACCGGATATTTTTCCGCAGCCGTGGTCCAAGGATCTTCCGTGAGCTGCTTCATGCCCAGGGAAACCCGCTCTTTCTCCAGGTCGAGGCTGAGGATCTTAACGTTGATCTCATCGCCGACGGAGAAGATCTCAGACGGGTGCTTGACACGTCCCCATGAAATATCCGTAATATGGAGCAGGCCGTCCACACCGCCGAGATCGACAAATACGCCGTATTCGGTGATGTTTTTGACAATACCGGCAACAACCTTGCCCTCTTCGATCGTCGCCAGGGTCGCGGATCTTGCGGCCTCGCGCTCCTCTTCAAGGATGACACGCCGGGACAGCACGATATTGCTGCGTTTACGATTATATTTCAATATCTTGAAGGCGAATGTCTTGCCGACCATTTCATCGAGATTGCGGATGGGCCGCAGGTCTGCCTGAGATCCGGGCAGAAATGCCTGAACGCCGATATCGACAGAGAACCCGCCTTTGACGCGGTTTATAATAACGCCTTCAACGGTTCCGTCTGCGTCATGGGCCTTTTTAATCTCGTCCCAGACTTTGATCTTGGCGGCCTTTTCCTTGGACAGAATAACGACTTCCTCTTCGTCATCCCACCATTCCACCATGACCTCTACCGAATCTCCGACGGTTGCGGCGATCTGGCCCTCTTCGTTACGGAATTCGTGAAGGGCGATCTGGCCCTCTGACTTATATCCGATATCAACAAGCACGTTGTCCTTATCTACGGATATAATCTTACCGGTAACAACTTCGCCCTCCTGGAACCGTTTGAAGCTCTCTTCATACATGTCCATCAGGCTTTCCATTGTATCCTCACCCGAATCCATATCGTCGCTGTCGTCCAGCGTCTCCACGCTGTCCTCTGTTACCGCGACATCGGATAATTCATCGGTAGCTGCCGGTGTTGTTTCTGTTTCATCTTTGACTAAATTTTCCATTTAATAAAAATACCCCCTTGGCCTTATTTTATATATACTGCCGAAGCAGTATAAACTCATAATCTATATCAGTCATATGATTAAATAACAATATCTATTTTTTAAAGATGCGGTATTATAACGGGAAAGCAGTTTATCAGGTTGGTTTTACAAGAAATATTAATTCGAGCAGGATGGCTGATTCAATTGCATTCATATCTACCTTAATGACTTTTTAAAATAAATCAAGTGATTCTTTTATGTATTTTAACATTTGCATGACGACTTCACGGGGAGACAGCGTTGCGGAGTCAATCATCACCGCCTCTTTCGCAGGTTTCAACGGCGCGATCCGGCGGGTGCTGTCATTCCGGTCCCGGACGCGCATATCCCGCTCGACGTCTGCCAGCGTCTGGCGGTTTTCCCCCTGAAATTCCCGGTATCGGCGGGTCGCCCGGATTTCAAGGGGTGCGTCCAGAAAAAATTTGATATCCGCATCCGGGAACACCACCGTCCCCATATCGCGTCCCTCAAATACCAGTCCCTTCTGACGCCCCATATCCCGCTGAAGGTGCAGAAGACACTCCCGGACCACCGGCTTTGCAGAGATGGCCGAGGCCAGCATCGTAATCTCCGGTGTCCGTATCCGGCCCGTAATATCGGTTTCGTTCAGCAGAAGCCGGAGACTGTTTTCCGCTCTGACAAACCGGATATCCGGGGCCCGGCACAATGTCTCAAGGCCGGCATCGTCATCCGGTGAGATGCCGGCGTCTCTGACGGCAACCGCGATCCCCCTGTACAGCGCCCCGGTATCCACATAGGTATAGGCCAGACGTTCGGCCAGCATTTTGCTGACCGTTGTTTTTCCGGCCCCGGCAGGCCCGTCGATTGTAATCAGCAGCCGTTTCAAGCCAGCACCTTTTTCAGCGTTTCGGCAAAGCGCACGTTTTCCTCATGAGTCCCGGCATTGACCCGGATATATTCGGGGAAGCCGTAGGAGACCATGGAGCGGATAATGACCCCTCCCGGAGCATGTGTTCAAACACCTCCCCCGCATCTCTTTTCACATCAATCAGGAAAAAGTTGGACTGGGTCGGGAAGTAGCGCACACCCATATCATCCAGCGCCGCATAGAGAAAGTCAATCCCCTCGTGGACGGTGCGGATCGTTTTTTCCAGAAACGCCGTATCCTCCAGGGCCGCACATGCACCGGCCTGTGCCGGTATGCTGGTGTTAAAGGGCATCCGCACCCGGTTGAGCAGGTTGGCGATCTCCGCCGTTGTGATCCCGTAGCCGACCCG
This window encodes:
- a CDS encoding L-threonylcarbamoyladenylate synthase, whose product is MLLEINPVNPQERLVRKVADVLKSGGVIAYPTDTYYGIGCDIMNKKAIQRIYQIKQRDQKKPFSFICSGLTHISNYAKVSNYAYKTMKRLLPGPYTFILEGSKLVPKMMLTKRKTAGIRVPDHPICLTLVEALGNPVISTSATAPDGEIFYDPSLIHDFFGSRIDLVIDGGPVPGEPSSVISLCDDIPEVIRTGLGDVSIFE
- a CDS encoding 30S ribosomal protein S1, which codes for MENLVKDETETTPAATDELSDVAVTEDSVETLDDSDDMDSGEDTMESLMDMYEESFKRFQEGEVVTGKIISVDKDNVLVDIGYKSEGQIALHEFRNEEGQIAATVGDSVEVMVEWWDDEEEVVILSKEKAAKIKVWDEIKKAHDADGTVEGVIINRVKGGFSVDIGVQAFLPGSQADLRPIRNLDEMVGKTFAFKILKYNRKRSNIVLSRRVILEEEREAARSATLATIEEGKVVAGIVKNITEYGVFVDLGGVDGLLHITDISWGRVKHPSEIFSVGDEINVKILSLDLEKERVSLGMKQLTEDPWTTAAEKYPVDARITGRVVSLTDYGAFVELEEGIEGLIHVSEMSWTRKIRHPSKMVSVGDEVDAIVLDIKPESRRISLGMKQIAPNPWDVISEKYPIGTTIEGKIKNITDFGLFIGIDEGIDGLVHISDISWTKRIKHPNELYKKGDVVQAIVLDIEKKSERFSLGIKQMQADPWETVAERYEVGKEITGTVTNITDFGVFVELEEGIEGLVHVSEISREKIKTPAEKFAVGDVITAKVMNINSDERRIGLSIKRLDMGDDQGILSDYVNKMGPATSTFGEILRENLQEKMNEDK
- the cmk gene encoding (d)CMP kinase; this translates as MKRLLITIDGPAGAGKTTVSKMLAERLAYTYVDTGALYRGIAVAVRDAGISPDDDAGLETLCRAPDIRFVRAENSLRLLLNETDITGRIRTPEITMLASAISAKPVVRECLLHLQRDMGRQKGLVFEGRDMGTVVFPDADIKFFLDAPLEIRATRRYREFQGENRQTLADVERDMRVRDRNDSTRRIAPLKPAKEAVMIDSATLSPREVVMQMLKYIKESLDLF